In the genome of Cryptomeria japonica chromosome 8, Sugi_1.0, whole genome shotgun sequence, one region contains:
- the LOC131038422 gene encoding ethylene receptor 2, which yields MIPLREIVTVLFFLHTIVVAVEDGSSGLSRCSCEGEGWWNNENIFQCQMVSDFLIALAYFSIPLELLYFLSCSNVFPFRWVIVQFGAFIVLCGLTHFVNIWTYNRHSFHVMLTLTVFKFLTALVSCATAITLVTLIPELLRVKVRELFLKNKARELDREVDIVKRKEETSWHVHMLTQEIRKSLDRHTILNTTLFSLAKTLNLENCTIWMPQAEGSFMELTHELKRRHLQSSITVPMSDPEVVKINSSKVPVILGPDSALGKASNQHWSLAGPMAAIRVPLLKASNFKGGTPEFFKASYAILVLVLPCEDDRQWSSQELDIVEVVADQVAVALSHAAVLEESQKMRGPLVEQNKALQQARHDAMRASQARHCFQMAMNREMRAPMHAISALSSILQDASLNVEQLAMVNMLAKSSSLLSTLINDVMDYSQLNDSSALVLQLHPFRLPSMLKDAAQLIKHMSSSRGLLFNLEIGDAMPDRVIGDEKRILRIILHMSGCAVNSIKEGTISIRICKEDRTEGWWDPSNRRWRPSFCEGYTFLRFEIRTSGSESNKIGTPSFLKNVQEDKSNSPETAGGGLGFAMCKKYVQLMHGNIMIESNSQGEGSVIVFIIRLQLQTPTENSHWLSQDEKIYNSSLKGLKVLVADDNNVNRAVTLQLLEKLGCETTGADSGYQCLLALFQSGNAFQVVFLEICMSQMDGYDVAFRIRQNFRSGNRPLVIALTATTDRESVDKCLSSGMDGVIRKPVSLTEMSKELFKIIQQTKHIPII from the exons ATGATCCCTCTGAGGGAGATTGTGACTGTTTTATTTTTCCTCCATACCATTGTAGTGGCTGTGGAGGATGGGAGCTCTGGTTTATCCAGATGCAGTTGTGAGGGAGAAGGATGGTGGAATAATGAGAACATATTTCAATGTCAAATGGTCAGCGATTTTCTGATTGCCTTGGCTTACTTCTCAATCCCTCTTGAGCTTTTGTACTTTTTGAGTTGCTCAAATGTCTTTCCATTCAGATGGGTAATTGTTCAATTTGGAGCATTCATTGTGCTTTGTGGGTTAACCCATTTTGTCAACATATGGACATATAATCGTCACTCTTTTCATGTAATGCTAACTTTGACCGTCTTCAAGTTCTTAACTGCACTTGTGTCTTGTGCTACGGCCATAACTCTTGTAACTTTGATTCCTGAACTGCTACGGGTGAAGGTAAGAGAACTCTTTCTTAAAAACAAGGCAAGGGAACTAGACAGGGAGGTAGACATTGTAAAAAGGAAAGAGGAAACGAGTTGGCATGTTCATATGCTCACTCAAGAAATCCGCAAGTCTTTAGATCGTCATACCATCTTAAATACAACTCTTTTTTCCCTAGCTAAGACATTGAATTTGGAAAATTGCACCATATGGATGCCACAGGCAGAGGGTTCATTCATGGAGCTAACTCATGAGCTGAAACGGCGACATTTGCAATCTTCAATAACTGTTCCAATGAGTGATCCAGAGGTGGTGAAGATCAACAGTAGTAAAGTTCCAGTCATCTTAGGACCTGATTCTGCCTTGGGAAAGGCAAGTAATCAGCACTGGTCATTGGCTGGGCCTATGGCAGCAATAAGGGTGCCTTTGTTAAAGGCATCGAATTTTAAGGGTGGAACACCAGAATTTTTTAAAGCATCATATGCAATACTGGTACTGGTCTTGCCATGTGAAGATGACAGACAGTGGAGCTCTCAAGAATTAGATATTGTAGAGGTTGTGGCAGATCAAGTTGCTGTTGCCCTTTCTCATGCAGCTGTTCTGGAAGAGTCACAGAAGATGAGGGGCCCGCTGGTTGAGCAGAATAAAGCATTACAGCAAGCACGGCATGATGCAATGAGAGCAAGTCAGGCACGACATTGCTTCCAAATGGCAATGAACCGTGAAATGAGAGCGCCCATGCATGCTATATCTGCACTTTCATCTATCTTGCAAGATGCTAGCTTGAATGTTGAACAGCTGGCAATGGTGAACATGCTAGCAAAAAGTAGTAGCCTTCTTTCTACTCTCATAAATGACGTTATGGATTACTCACAATTAAATGATTCTTCTGCTTTGGTTCTTCAGTTACATCCTTTTCGGCTACCTTCAATGCTGAAAGATGCAGCACAACTTATAAAGCATATGTCCAGTAGCAGAGGTCTCTTGTTCAATCTTGAAATAGGTGATGCTATGCCTGACCGTGTTATAGGAGATGAAAAACGCATTCTACGCATTATTCTACACATGAGTGGATGTGCTGTTAATTCAATCAAAGAAGGAACAATATCAATTCGCATTTGCAAAGAAGACAGAACTGAAGGTTGGTGGGACCCTAGCAATCGAAGATGGAGACCTTCATTTTGTGAAGGTTATACGTTCTTAAGATTTGAGATCAGGACATCAGGCTCTGAAAGCAACAAAATTGGCACCCCCAGCTTCCTGAAAAATGTACAGGAGGATAAAAGCAATTCCCCAGAAACAGCTGGAGGAGGCCTTGGATTTGCCATGTGTAAAAAGTATGTTCAG CTTATGCATGGAAATATAATGATAGAGTCCAATTCTCAAGGTGAAGGCTCTGTTATTGTTTTTATAATTAGATTACAACTGCAGACTCCAACTGAAAATAGCCATTGGTTGTCTCAAGATGAGAAGATATACAATTCTTCTTTAAAAGGTTTAAAAGTTCTTGTTGCAGATGACAATAACGTTAATCGTGCAGTCACACTGCAATTGCTTGAAAAGCTAGGCTGTGAAACAACTGGTGCAGATTCAGGTTACCAGTGCTTACTTGCTTTATTTCAGTCTGGAAATGCATTTCAAGTGGTCTTTCTAGAAATTTGTATGTCGCAGATGGATGGATATGATGTAGCCTTCCGTATACGACAAAACTTCAGATCAGGAAACCGTCCCTTGGTTATTGCTTTGACTGCTACTACAGATAGAGAAAGTGTAGATAAGTGCCTTAGTAGTGGGATGGATGGTGTGATACGGAAGCCAGTTTCATTGACAGAGATGAGCAAGGAACTTTTCAAAATTATACAACAAACAAAGCATATCCCTATCATTTAG